The Vespula vulgaris chromosome 12, iyVesVulg1.1, whole genome shotgun sequence genome window below encodes:
- the LOC127068247 gene encoding pancreatic triacylglycerol lipase-like isoform X3 — MMRRSDTSKYDVSEVAGVTILLLVALTPALCSAGILDPFQWARSDRIEVNIPWLPFENETRCYDELGCLNITRSWYHLMHRPLNVFPLPREVINTSFILYTNDNPTVGHVLMVAKDKSIKYSNFDPKRKTKFIIHGFIDTPLSSWVKEMRNELLKHGDYNVIVVDWAGGSLPLYTQATANTRLVGLEIAHLIKHLQTNYGLDPNDIHLIGHSLGAHTAGYAGEKLRGNIGRITGLDPAEPYFQGMPSHVRLDYTDAQLVDVIHTDGKSIFFLGYGMSQACGHLDFYPNNGKEQPGCTDLSETTPSLPLTLIREGFDEASRVLVACNHVRAIKLFTESINSKCQYIAHECSSYTTFLKGECFSCKGNDSLNCAIMGYHADASPALLKRRAIKQDVSSLLGSKFFFNTGKEDPYCRRHYRITINLARPPTAESWVQGFMKVTLHADNGLIRNMDLTPSGYMRLEHGSSVRMVVAHPSGSIGKIRRVELSWSYDMDVLQPRSLCFFWCNDRLYVNSVNVDVMELPGRGKRETDLSSKLCSANRQQYTEIASGSAASFVDNC; from the exons AT gATGAGGAGGAGCGATACGAGTAAATACGACGTCTCCGAGGTCGCAGGAGTAACAATTTTGCTCCTCGTCGCATTGACTCCTGCTCTTTGCTCCGCCGGAATCCTGGACCCTTTTCAATGGGCAAGAAGCGATCGAATCGAAGTGAACATACCATGGTTACCAT TCGAGAACGAAACAAGGTGTTACGATGAATTAGGCTGTTTAAACATAACCAGAAGTTGGTATCACTTGATGCATCGACCACTCAACGTATTCCCTTTACCGAGAGAGGTAATCAACACCAGCTTTATTCTTTACACCAATGACAATCCAACCGTG GGTCACGTATTGATGGTAGCCAAGGACAAGTCTATCAAATATTCCAATTTTGATCCTAAACGAAAGACTAAGTTCATCATTCATGGTTTCATTGATACACCACTTAGCAGTTGGGTAAAg gAAATGAGGAACGAATTGTTAAAACACGGAGATTACAATGTAATTGTGGTCGATTGGGCTGGTGGTAGTCTACCACTTTATACTCAAGCTACTGCCAATACCAGATTAGTAGGCTTAGAAATAGCTCATCTTATAAAACACTTGCAG acCAACTACGGATTGGATCCAAACGATATTCATCTGATAGGTCACAGTCTTGGTGCCCATACAGCTGGTTATGCTGGTGAAAAATTACGTGGTAACATCGGTCGAATAACAGGCTTAGATCCAGCGGAACCATATTTTCAGGGAATGCCAAGTCACGTTCGTTTGGATTATACCGATGCCCAACTGGTCGACGTTATTCATACGGATGGAaagagtatatttttcttag GTTATGGGATGAGCCAAGCTTGTGGACATTTGGACTTTTATCCGAACAATGGAAAAGAACAACCAGGTTGTACGGACCTAAGTGAGACAACACCATCTTTACCATTGACTCTAATACGTGAAGGTTTCGATGAAGCATCACGGGTCCTGGTGGCTTGCAATCATGTGCGTGCCATAAAGCTCTTCACCGAGAGCATCAATTCGAAGTGTCAATATATAGCTCACGAATGTTCGAGTTATACTACATTCTTGAAAGGAGAGTGTTTTTCCTGCAAGGGCAACGATAGTCTAAACTGTGCGATAATGGGCTATCACGCTGATGCTAGTCCAGCTTTGCTAAAACGTAGAGCTATTAAACAGGATGTCTCTTCGTTGCTAGgatctaaatttttttttaacaccgGCAAGGAGGATCCTTATTGCA gaAGACACTATAGGATAACAATCAATCTAGCTAGACCACCAACTGCTGAAAGTTGGGTTCAAGGTTTCATGAAGGTCACTCTTCATGCTGACAACGGACTGATACGTAATATGGATCTCACGCCTAG TGGTTATATGAGACTAGAACATGGCTCGAGCGTACGAATGGTAGTTGCTCATCCATCAGGTTCGATTGGCAAGATCAGACGTGTCGAGTTATCTTGGTCTTATGATATGGACGTGCTTCAACCGCGATCACTATGCTTTTTTTGGTGTAACGATCGACTATACGTAAACAGTGTTAATGTTGACGTTATGGAATTACCAGGAAGAGG aaaaagagagaccgaTCTCTCCAGCAAGTTATGTTCAGCGAATAGGCAGCAATACACAGAAATTGCCAGTGGTTCGGCAGCTTCGTTCGTTGACAATTGTTGA
- the LOC127068250 gene encoding pancreatic lipase-related protein 2-like isoform X1, whose product MFLNETLLVLTYTANIMSRLPEQEKLSSLDDPSDFSNLTTTTLSPEEEENKFEFEDQWYMWRCYEPYGCFYIGAPWSGENRPVSMFPARPDSINPHYLLYTRDYIDQPHELKIDHFDTIKSAPFRLENTFYFIIHGFLDNGDDTWVMRTLNELLLREDCNILIVNWIGGAGPPYTQAVANTRLVGAMTARLAAQLINIGKILPTKMHIIGHSLGAHTAGYVGYTLRLRYRHILGRITGLDPAEPHFSNTSPMVRLDPTDAMFVTAIHTDCNPFISGGLGITQPVGHIDFYPNGGRNQPGCNEGVLNSITLERGSFFRGIKRFLGCNHIRSYEYFIESINTNCPFIAVPCTSWDKFQEGTCFDCVDQYCPRFGLDAQPGNYHASVFLMTGSDKPFCKAHYRVTINISKTNESLSYGGEVGMFVIRVISANGKQTEKMKLSPNSKYYEPGSVHKIVLPGDVIGKPESVEITWEYQTSMFNPLTWRFLHTPRAYIDSLTVDNLEFDHGITVCPDETNTLIANEPKILTVENCGNTNTNVVST is encoded by the exons atgtTTCTCAACGAAACTCTGTTAGTGCTAACTTATACAGCCAATATTATGTCCAGGCTACCtgaacaagaaaaattaagtTCGCTCGATGATCCTAgtgatttttctaatttaactACGACAACACTTTCGccggaagaagaggaaaataaattcgaattcGAAGATC AATGGTACATGTGGAGATGTTACGAACCCTATGGATGTTTCTACATCGGTGCACCATGGTCAGGCGAAAATCGTCCAGTTTCGATGTTTCCAGCTCGACCAGATAGTATCAATCCACATTATTTACTATACACACGTGACTACATAGATCAACCGCACGAATTGAAGATCGATCATTTCGATACGATCAAGAGTGCACCGTTTCGATTAGAAAACACTTTTTACTTCATTATACATGGATTTTTAGACAACGGTGATGACACCTGGGTAATG AGGACActgaatgaattattattgcgAGAAGATTGCAACATTTTAATCGTAAATTGGATAGGTGGAGCAGGTCCGCCATATACACAAGCAGTAGCCAATACGAGATTGGTCGGTGCTATGACAGCTCGATTGGCAgcacaattaataaatattggtAAAATTTTACCAACGAAGATGCACATTATTGGACACAGTCTTGGCGCGCATACAGCTGGTTACGTTGGTTATACGCTGAGGCTACGTTATCGTCATATTTTGGGAAGGATAACAG GCCTCGACCCAGCAGAGCCACACTTCAGCAATACTTCGCCTATGGTACGACTCGATCCAACCGACGCAATGTTCGTGACAGCAATTCACACCGATTGTAATCCATTTATCAGCGGTGGCCTTGGTATTACTCAACCGGTTGGCCATATCGACTTTTATCCAAATGGTGGTCGCAATCAACCTGGTTGCAACGAGGGTGTACTCAATTCGATCACCTTGGAACGTGGTAGTTTCTTTCGTG gTATCAAGAGGTTCTTAGGATGCAATCATATTCGAAGTTACGAGTATTTCATCGAAAGCATCAACACTAATTGTCCTTTCATAGCGGTTCCCTGTACATCCTGGGATAAATTTCAAGAGGGTACTTGTTTCGATTGCGTCGATCAATATTGTCCTAGATTTGGTCTGGACGCACAACCTGGGAATTATCATGCTTCCGTTTTCTTGATGACAGGCTCGGACAAGCCGTTTTGTA aGGCACATTATCGcgtaacaataaatatttcgaaaacgaACGAGAGTCTAAGTTATGGCGGAGAAGTAGGCATGTTTGTCATTAGAGTGATCAGTGCTAATGGAAAACAAACAGAGAAAATGAAACTGAGTCctaattcgaaatattatgAGCCTGGTAGTGtacataaaattgttttaccTGGCGATGTAATAGGCAAACCAGAATCTGTTGAAATCACTTGGGAATATCAGACTTCTATGTTCAATCCTTTAACATGGAGATTTCTTCATACACCTCGTGCTTATATCGATTCATTGACGGTCGATAATCTCGAATTTGATCACGG aatcaCGGTCTGTCCAGACGAGACAAATACGCTAATAGCAAACGAGCCAAAGATTTTAACAGTAGAAAATTGTGGCAACACCAATACCAACGTAGTTTCAACTTGA
- the LOC127068247 gene encoding pancreatic triacylglycerol lipase-like isoform X1, which produces MMRRSDTSKYDVSEVAGVTILLLVALTPALCSAGILDPFQWARSDRIEVNIPWLPFENETRCYDELGCLNITRSWYHLMHRPLNVFPLPREVINTSFILYTNDNPTVGHVLMVAKDKSIKYSNFDPKRKTKFIIHGFIDTPLSSWVKEMRNELLKHGDYNVIVVDWAGGSLPLYTQATANTRLVGLEIAHLIKHLQTNYGLDPNDIHLIGHSLGAHTAGYAGEKLRGNIGRITGLDPAEPYFQGMPSHVRLDYTDAQLVDVIHTDGKSIFFLGLPGYGMSQACGHLDFYPNNGKEQPGCTDLSETTPSLPLTLIREGFDEASRVLVACNHVRAIKLFTESINSKCQYIAHECSSYTTFLKGECFSCKGNDSLNCAIMGYHADASPALLKRRAIKQDVSSLLGSKFFFNTGKEDPYCRRHYRITINLARPPTAESWVQGFMKVTLHADNGLIRNMDLTPSGYMRLEHGSSVRMVVAHPSGSIGKIRRVELSWSYDMDVLQPRSLCFFWCNDRLYVNSVNVDVMELPGRGKRETDLSSKLCSANRQQYTEIASGSAASFVDNC; this is translated from the exons AT gATGAGGAGGAGCGATACGAGTAAATACGACGTCTCCGAGGTCGCAGGAGTAACAATTTTGCTCCTCGTCGCATTGACTCCTGCTCTTTGCTCCGCCGGAATCCTGGACCCTTTTCAATGGGCAAGAAGCGATCGAATCGAAGTGAACATACCATGGTTACCAT TCGAGAACGAAACAAGGTGTTACGATGAATTAGGCTGTTTAAACATAACCAGAAGTTGGTATCACTTGATGCATCGACCACTCAACGTATTCCCTTTACCGAGAGAGGTAATCAACACCAGCTTTATTCTTTACACCAATGACAATCCAACCGTG GGTCACGTATTGATGGTAGCCAAGGACAAGTCTATCAAATATTCCAATTTTGATCCTAAACGAAAGACTAAGTTCATCATTCATGGTTTCATTGATACACCACTTAGCAGTTGGGTAAAg gAAATGAGGAACGAATTGTTAAAACACGGAGATTACAATGTAATTGTGGTCGATTGGGCTGGTGGTAGTCTACCACTTTATACTCAAGCTACTGCCAATACCAGATTAGTAGGCTTAGAAATAGCTCATCTTATAAAACACTTGCAG acCAACTACGGATTGGATCCAAACGATATTCATCTGATAGGTCACAGTCTTGGTGCCCATACAGCTGGTTATGCTGGTGAAAAATTACGTGGTAACATCGGTCGAATAACAGGCTTAGATCCAGCGGAACCATATTTTCAGGGAATGCCAAGTCACGTTCGTTTGGATTATACCGATGCCCAACTGGTCGACGTTATTCATACGGATGGAaagagtatatttttcttag GGCTTCCAGGTTATGGGATGAGCCAAGCTTGTGGACATTTGGACTTTTATCCGAACAATGGAAAAGAACAACCAGGTTGTACGGACCTAAGTGAGACAACACCATCTTTACCATTGACTCTAATACGTGAAGGTTTCGATGAAGCATCACGGGTCCTGGTGGCTTGCAATCATGTGCGTGCCATAAAGCTCTTCACCGAGAGCATCAATTCGAAGTGTCAATATATAGCTCACGAATGTTCGAGTTATACTACATTCTTGAAAGGAGAGTGTTTTTCCTGCAAGGGCAACGATAGTCTAAACTGTGCGATAATGGGCTATCACGCTGATGCTAGTCCAGCTTTGCTAAAACGTAGAGCTATTAAACAGGATGTCTCTTCGTTGCTAGgatctaaatttttttttaacaccgGCAAGGAGGATCCTTATTGCA gaAGACACTATAGGATAACAATCAATCTAGCTAGACCACCAACTGCTGAAAGTTGGGTTCAAGGTTTCATGAAGGTCACTCTTCATGCTGACAACGGACTGATACGTAATATGGATCTCACGCCTAG TGGTTATATGAGACTAGAACATGGCTCGAGCGTACGAATGGTAGTTGCTCATCCATCAGGTTCGATTGGCAAGATCAGACGTGTCGAGTTATCTTGGTCTTATGATATGGACGTGCTTCAACCGCGATCACTATGCTTTTTTTGGTGTAACGATCGACTATACGTAAACAGTGTTAATGTTGACGTTATGGAATTACCAGGAAGAGG aaaaagagagaccgaTCTCTCCAGCAAGTTATGTTCAGCGAATAGGCAGCAATACACAGAAATTGCCAGTGGTTCGGCAGCTTCGTTCGTTGACAATTGTTGA
- the LOC127068247 gene encoding pancreatic triacylglycerol lipase-like isoform X2: protein MRRSDTSKYDVSEVAGVTILLLVALTPALCSAGILDPFQWARSDRIEVNIPWLPFENETRCYDELGCLNITRSWYHLMHRPLNVFPLPREVINTSFILYTNDNPTVGHVLMVAKDKSIKYSNFDPKRKTKFIIHGFIDTPLSSWVKEMRNELLKHGDYNVIVVDWAGGSLPLYTQATANTRLVGLEIAHLIKHLQTNYGLDPNDIHLIGHSLGAHTAGYAGEKLRGNIGRITGLDPAEPYFQGMPSHVRLDYTDAQLVDVIHTDGKSIFFLGLPGYGMSQACGHLDFYPNNGKEQPGCTDLSETTPSLPLTLIREGFDEASRVLVACNHVRAIKLFTESINSKCQYIAHECSSYTTFLKGECFSCKGNDSLNCAIMGYHADASPALLKRRAIKQDVSSLLGSKFFFNTGKEDPYCRRHYRITINLARPPTAESWVQGFMKVTLHADNGLIRNMDLTPSGYMRLEHGSSVRMVVAHPSGSIGKIRRVELSWSYDMDVLQPRSLCFFWCNDRLYVNSVNVDVMELPGRGKRETDLSSKLCSANRQQYTEIASGSAASFVDNC from the exons ATGAGGAGGAGCGATACGAGTAAATACGACGTCTCCGAGGTCGCAGGAGTAACAATTTTGCTCCTCGTCGCATTGACTCCTGCTCTTTGCTCCGCCGGAATCCTGGACCCTTTTCAATGGGCAAGAAGCGATCGAATCGAAGTGAACATACCATGGTTACCAT TCGAGAACGAAACAAGGTGTTACGATGAATTAGGCTGTTTAAACATAACCAGAAGTTGGTATCACTTGATGCATCGACCACTCAACGTATTCCCTTTACCGAGAGAGGTAATCAACACCAGCTTTATTCTTTACACCAATGACAATCCAACCGTG GGTCACGTATTGATGGTAGCCAAGGACAAGTCTATCAAATATTCCAATTTTGATCCTAAACGAAAGACTAAGTTCATCATTCATGGTTTCATTGATACACCACTTAGCAGTTGGGTAAAg gAAATGAGGAACGAATTGTTAAAACACGGAGATTACAATGTAATTGTGGTCGATTGGGCTGGTGGTAGTCTACCACTTTATACTCAAGCTACTGCCAATACCAGATTAGTAGGCTTAGAAATAGCTCATCTTATAAAACACTTGCAG acCAACTACGGATTGGATCCAAACGATATTCATCTGATAGGTCACAGTCTTGGTGCCCATACAGCTGGTTATGCTGGTGAAAAATTACGTGGTAACATCGGTCGAATAACAGGCTTAGATCCAGCGGAACCATATTTTCAGGGAATGCCAAGTCACGTTCGTTTGGATTATACCGATGCCCAACTGGTCGACGTTATTCATACGGATGGAaagagtatatttttcttag GGCTTCCAGGTTATGGGATGAGCCAAGCTTGTGGACATTTGGACTTTTATCCGAACAATGGAAAAGAACAACCAGGTTGTACGGACCTAAGTGAGACAACACCATCTTTACCATTGACTCTAATACGTGAAGGTTTCGATGAAGCATCACGGGTCCTGGTGGCTTGCAATCATGTGCGTGCCATAAAGCTCTTCACCGAGAGCATCAATTCGAAGTGTCAATATATAGCTCACGAATGTTCGAGTTATACTACATTCTTGAAAGGAGAGTGTTTTTCCTGCAAGGGCAACGATAGTCTAAACTGTGCGATAATGGGCTATCACGCTGATGCTAGTCCAGCTTTGCTAAAACGTAGAGCTATTAAACAGGATGTCTCTTCGTTGCTAGgatctaaatttttttttaacaccgGCAAGGAGGATCCTTATTGCA gaAGACACTATAGGATAACAATCAATCTAGCTAGACCACCAACTGCTGAAAGTTGGGTTCAAGGTTTCATGAAGGTCACTCTTCATGCTGACAACGGACTGATACGTAATATGGATCTCACGCCTAG TGGTTATATGAGACTAGAACATGGCTCGAGCGTACGAATGGTAGTTGCTCATCCATCAGGTTCGATTGGCAAGATCAGACGTGTCGAGTTATCTTGGTCTTATGATATGGACGTGCTTCAACCGCGATCACTATGCTTTTTTTGGTGTAACGATCGACTATACGTAAACAGTGTTAATGTTGACGTTATGGAATTACCAGGAAGAGG aaaaagagagaccgaTCTCTCCAGCAAGTTATGTTCAGCGAATAGGCAGCAATACACAGAAATTGCCAGTGGTTCGGCAGCTTCGTTCGTTGACAATTGTTGA
- the LOC127068250 gene encoding pancreatic lipase-related protein 2-like isoform X2, which yields MLPEQEKLSSLDDPSDFSNLTTTTLSPEEEENKFEFEDQWYMWRCYEPYGCFYIGAPWSGENRPVSMFPARPDSINPHYLLYTRDYIDQPHELKIDHFDTIKSAPFRLENTFYFIIHGFLDNGDDTWVMRTLNELLLREDCNILIVNWIGGAGPPYTQAVANTRLVGAMTARLAAQLINIGKILPTKMHIIGHSLGAHTAGYVGYTLRLRYRHILGRITGLDPAEPHFSNTSPMVRLDPTDAMFVTAIHTDCNPFISGGLGITQPVGHIDFYPNGGRNQPGCNEGVLNSITLERGSFFRGIKRFLGCNHIRSYEYFIESINTNCPFIAVPCTSWDKFQEGTCFDCVDQYCPRFGLDAQPGNYHASVFLMTGSDKPFCKAHYRVTINISKTNESLSYGGEVGMFVIRVISANGKQTEKMKLSPNSKYYEPGSVHKIVLPGDVIGKPESVEITWEYQTSMFNPLTWRFLHTPRAYIDSLTVDNLEFDHGITVCPDETNTLIANEPKILTVENCGNTNTNVVST from the exons at GCTACCtgaacaagaaaaattaagtTCGCTCGATGATCCTAgtgatttttctaatttaactACGACAACACTTTCGccggaagaagaggaaaataaattcgaattcGAAGATC AATGGTACATGTGGAGATGTTACGAACCCTATGGATGTTTCTACATCGGTGCACCATGGTCAGGCGAAAATCGTCCAGTTTCGATGTTTCCAGCTCGACCAGATAGTATCAATCCACATTATTTACTATACACACGTGACTACATAGATCAACCGCACGAATTGAAGATCGATCATTTCGATACGATCAAGAGTGCACCGTTTCGATTAGAAAACACTTTTTACTTCATTATACATGGATTTTTAGACAACGGTGATGACACCTGGGTAATG AGGACActgaatgaattattattgcgAGAAGATTGCAACATTTTAATCGTAAATTGGATAGGTGGAGCAGGTCCGCCATATACACAAGCAGTAGCCAATACGAGATTGGTCGGTGCTATGACAGCTCGATTGGCAgcacaattaataaatattggtAAAATTTTACCAACGAAGATGCACATTATTGGACACAGTCTTGGCGCGCATACAGCTGGTTACGTTGGTTATACGCTGAGGCTACGTTATCGTCATATTTTGGGAAGGATAACAG GCCTCGACCCAGCAGAGCCACACTTCAGCAATACTTCGCCTATGGTACGACTCGATCCAACCGACGCAATGTTCGTGACAGCAATTCACACCGATTGTAATCCATTTATCAGCGGTGGCCTTGGTATTACTCAACCGGTTGGCCATATCGACTTTTATCCAAATGGTGGTCGCAATCAACCTGGTTGCAACGAGGGTGTACTCAATTCGATCACCTTGGAACGTGGTAGTTTCTTTCGTG gTATCAAGAGGTTCTTAGGATGCAATCATATTCGAAGTTACGAGTATTTCATCGAAAGCATCAACACTAATTGTCCTTTCATAGCGGTTCCCTGTACATCCTGGGATAAATTTCAAGAGGGTACTTGTTTCGATTGCGTCGATCAATATTGTCCTAGATTTGGTCTGGACGCACAACCTGGGAATTATCATGCTTCCGTTTTCTTGATGACAGGCTCGGACAAGCCGTTTTGTA aGGCACATTATCGcgtaacaataaatatttcgaaaacgaACGAGAGTCTAAGTTATGGCGGAGAAGTAGGCATGTTTGTCATTAGAGTGATCAGTGCTAATGGAAAACAAACAGAGAAAATGAAACTGAGTCctaattcgaaatattatgAGCCTGGTAGTGtacataaaattgttttaccTGGCGATGTAATAGGCAAACCAGAATCTGTTGAAATCACTTGGGAATATCAGACTTCTATGTTCAATCCTTTAACATGGAGATTTCTTCATACACCTCGTGCTTATATCGATTCATTGACGGTCGATAATCTCGAATTTGATCACGG aatcaCGGTCTGTCCAGACGAGACAAATACGCTAATAGCAAACGAGCCAAAGATTTTAACAGTAGAAAATTGTGGCAACACCAATACCAACGTAGTTTCAACTTGA